In Nakamurella antarctica, the following are encoded in one genomic region:
- a CDS encoding putative bifunctional diguanylate cyclase/phosphodiesterase: MSSEYSRHSAAEQATMGGATERLPTAMPVDLRTLRVSALPFWRGLAALSCVLLVVTFVVRPGGDNVMGVVGNLSQLIASGIGATCAAFAARRSIGRLRLAWIAFAVGLGSWMLGQAVWCWYELIAHVESPFPSVADAGYLLFPVAACAALFLFPGPSSSEARSRSFLDGCVAAGALLAISGSVVLNAMAQAGHPGEWELIVSFAYPLSDILLVALALSVLARPTVQRPSLVLITLAMTAMSLSDSAFAYQTATDSYITGTYVDLGWLAAFILLAGAAVSSKPSTEIGGEAHTDVPAGATMLPYTPLFIAAVVLFVRYLYGHPLGSVERFALASVALAVLARQYLTMRENHRLLAEVAARGHKLQQQAFSDQLTGVANRALFSNRLAHALDLHRRDMRPLALLYCDLDDFKGVNDSLGHAAGDELLIRIAERLRGALRTGDTLARLGGDEFAILIEDGGEATLVATRVMDAFQEPFQLAGTSVLIGASVGVIEVPAEDEAPTVESLMSRVDVAMYSAKRAGKGQMAMYHPSMALATSSDLRLRGPLSRAVHEGTITVLYQPIVELSSRRTVVFEALARWEHAGAEIPPAEFIPLAARSHLMPALTDHILGRACADVARWSELVGHRNLRVAVNIPPSLITDSEFPDRVAAVLELHGLLPQQLMLEITEDALLTDLDVAANVTGRLCTLGVLLALDDFGTGASSLFHLQQIPVQVLKIDICFVTRLDKDPAAVRFLQALIKLGQSLGVDVIAEGVEREEQAKILESLGCPYAQGYLFSHAIDAETIEHALDVGAQGSADLGPDHTAGIVSWAGRG, from the coding sequence ATGAGCAGCGAATATTCCCGCCATTCGGCCGCTGAACAGGCGACAATGGGCGGTGCCACAGAAAGGTTACCCACAGCTATGCCAGTCGACTTGCGCACGCTTCGCGTCAGCGCGCTGCCGTTCTGGCGGGGGCTAGCGGCACTCTCGTGCGTACTACTGGTGGTCACCTTTGTCGTAAGACCCGGCGGGGACAACGTCATGGGCGTGGTCGGCAACCTGAGCCAGTTAATAGCGTCGGGGATTGGAGCGACCTGCGCTGCGTTCGCCGCGCGACGCAGCATCGGCCGATTGCGCCTCGCGTGGATCGCCTTCGCCGTTGGTCTCGGAAGTTGGATGCTCGGGCAAGCAGTGTGGTGTTGGTATGAGCTGATTGCCCACGTCGAATCCCCGTTTCCCTCAGTAGCCGATGCCGGATACCTCCTGTTCCCGGTGGCAGCCTGCGCTGCCCTCTTCCTGTTCCCCGGGCCTAGCAGTTCCGAGGCTCGCTCCCGCAGCTTTCTCGACGGCTGCGTCGCAGCGGGCGCGTTGCTGGCAATTTCTGGATCAGTTGTTTTGAACGCGATGGCGCAGGCCGGGCATCCCGGCGAATGGGAACTCATCGTCTCCTTCGCCTACCCGCTCAGTGACATTCTTCTAGTGGCACTAGCACTTTCAGTTCTCGCCCGACCCACAGTGCAACGCCCAAGCTTGGTGCTCATCACCCTGGCGATGACCGCCATGTCGTTGTCGGATAGCGCCTTCGCCTACCAAACCGCCACTGACTCCTACATCACTGGAACGTACGTCGACCTTGGCTGGCTTGCGGCGTTCATCCTGCTCGCTGGAGCCGCCGTTTCCAGCAAACCGAGCACCGAAATCGGGGGTGAAGCGCACACCGACGTCCCGGCGGGGGCGACCATGCTTCCGTACACCCCACTGTTCATCGCTGCGGTAGTGCTGTTTGTTCGGTACCTCTACGGACACCCTCTCGGCAGTGTCGAGAGGTTCGCTCTGGCTAGCGTCGCGCTCGCAGTTCTGGCCCGCCAGTACCTGACAATGCGGGAAAACCACAGACTGCTGGCCGAAGTAGCTGCCCGGGGACACAAACTGCAGCAGCAAGCATTCTCCGACCAGCTCACCGGTGTGGCTAACCGCGCACTCTTCTCCAACCGCCTCGCCCACGCACTGGACCTGCATCGGCGCGATATGCGTCCGCTGGCACTGTTGTATTGCGATCTCGATGACTTCAAAGGCGTGAATGACTCGCTGGGGCACGCGGCGGGTGACGAGCTCTTGATCCGGATTGCCGAAAGGCTTCGCGGAGCTCTGCGCACCGGCGACACCCTTGCCAGGTTGGGCGGCGACGAATTCGCCATCCTGATCGAGGATGGCGGAGAAGCCACGCTTGTTGCCACCCGCGTGATGGATGCGTTCCAAGAACCCTTCCAACTGGCTGGCACATCGGTTCTGATTGGGGCGAGCGTCGGCGTGATCGAGGTGCCTGCCGAAGACGAAGCTCCCACAGTTGAGTCGCTGATGAGCCGGGTGGATGTCGCCATGTATTCGGCGAAACGCGCTGGCAAAGGCCAAATGGCGATGTACCACCCGTCGATGGCGCTGGCCACGAGCTCCGACCTCCGACTGCGTGGCCCGTTGTCGAGGGCTGTCCACGAGGGCACCATCACAGTGCTATACCAACCCATTGTCGAATTGAGCTCTCGACGAACCGTCGTCTTCGAAGCCTTGGCCCGCTGGGAGCACGCGGGGGCAGAAATCCCCCCAGCAGAATTCATTCCGTTGGCGGCGCGCTCCCACCTGATGCCCGCACTTACCGACCACATCCTCGGGCGGGCGTGCGCCGACGTTGCCCGCTGGTCTGAGCTAGTGGGTCACCGAAACCTGCGTGTTGCGGTCAACATCCCGCCCAGCTTGATTACCGACAGCGAGTTTCCCGATCGGGTCGCCGCAGTCCTCGAACTCCACGGGCTCCTGCCCCAACAATTGATGCTTGAAATTACCGAGGACGCGCTTTTGACGGACCTCGACGTCGCAGCAAACGTCACGGGTCGACTGTGCACACTCGGCGTCCTGTTGGCGTTGGACGATTTCGGTACCGGCGCTTCGTCGCTATTCCACCTACAACAAATACCGGTACAAGTGCTCAAGATCGACATCTGTTTTGTGACAAGACTCGACAAGGATCCGGCGGCGGTCAGGTTTCTGCAGGCCCTCATCAAGCTTGGTCAAAGCCTTGGGGTGGACGTCATTGCCGAAGGCGTGGAACGCGAGGAGCAAGCAAAGATCCTCGAGTCCCTGGGCTGTCCGTACGCGCAGGGGTACCTGTTTTCGCATGCCATCGACGCCGAGACCATCGAGCACGCACTTGATGTCGGGGCGCAGGGGAGTGCAGATCTCGGGCCTGATCACACAGCTGGCATTGTCAGCTGGGCCGGTCGGGGCTGA
- a CDS encoding phosphodiesterase, whose product MSGQEFPAVPRQAEYPHAKHFVLHLSDTHLLPGGAPLYGHINNAGYLRQLLASLEAAGTKPEAIIVTGDLTDKGEPQAYAALREIVDPVAERLGTRVIWVMGNHDDRANFRTELLADGPSVQPIDQVFDVNGLRVITLDSTVPGFHYGEVSDQQLEWLAAELGTPAPHGTILAMHHAPLPCILDLAVLVELRDQEKLKRVITGSDVRTILAGHLHFSTHGTFAGIPVSVAAATCYTQDLVVAVGGMRRQDAAQAYNLVHVYGDTVVHSVVPMVQHQTFGAVDAEEVGDRLREADVVIAPPGSPTTSNFVF is encoded by the coding sequence CTGTCAGGTCAGGAGTTTCCCGCCGTGCCAAGACAGGCCGAATATCCCCACGCCAAGCACTTTGTTCTACATCTGAGCGACACACACCTGCTCCCGGGCGGCGCCCCGTTATACGGGCATATCAATAATGCCGGCTACCTGCGCCAGTTGCTGGCGTCGTTAGAAGCGGCGGGGACCAAACCGGAGGCCATCATTGTCACCGGCGACCTCACGGATAAGGGTGAGCCGCAGGCGTACGCGGCGCTGCGGGAGATCGTCGACCCGGTGGCGGAACGTCTAGGGACCCGGGTTATTTGGGTGATGGGTAACCATGACGATCGCGCTAATTTCCGCACTGAGCTGCTGGCAGACGGCCCCAGTGTCCAGCCTATTGACCAGGTTTTCGACGTCAACGGACTCCGGGTCATCACACTCGATTCCACCGTTCCGGGTTTCCACTACGGGGAGGTCAGCGACCAGCAATTGGAGTGGCTGGCGGCCGAACTCGGCACGCCAGCGCCGCACGGCACGATCCTGGCAATGCACCACGCTCCGCTGCCGTGCATCCTGGATCTAGCGGTTCTGGTCGAACTGCGAGACCAGGAAAAGTTGAAGCGGGTTATCACCGGCAGCGACGTTCGGACGATCCTCGCGGGTCATCTGCACTTTTCGACGCATGGAACATTCGCGGGGATCCCGGTCTCGGTCGCCGCCGCCACGTGTTACACGCAAGACTTGGTGGTTGCTGTCGGCGGTATGCGCAGGCAAGACGCCGCGCAGGCCTACAACCTGGTGCACGTGTACGGCGACACCGTGGTGCACTCCGTGGTTCCGATGGTGCAGCACCAGACCTTCGGCGCTGTCGACGCCGAGGAGGTGGGGGATCGGCTGCGCGAGGCCGATGTGGTGATCGCGCCACCCGGTTCGCCCACCACGTCGAACTTTGTCTTCTAG
- a CDS encoding stealth family protein — protein sequence MKSVAAEARSGAEEPSKLLQRDDIVMHQGRLTLVNSELTPQQAMIADLLAIKDVLDAGGFEYLLVRGNDERPVLAVNWRQRVAIMTALSASLANEPFYAKPADGKDKEPFLMSAGWPSERGRCRIFRLFRPRVELRGGLKYGASSGVQLEMWSMRKNSIIAPVDNSLTRKRVMRDEAPHTTVLKYGATWPTLENMFAEFATDITFDIDIVFSWVDGSSAEFQRARARRMDSYVVGEGDDADSRFRQLDELKYALRSIYLFAPWIRHIFIATDSPRPQWLDEHPKVTLVRGSDHFSNQNALPTHNSHAVESQLQHIVGLSEHFLYSNDDMFFGRPVRPEMFFSPGGLTKFLQAPLRIGVGDSDPQRSGYENAARVNRALLLHRFGKVTTRHLEHAATPLRKSVLVEMETEFAEDFARTQASKFRSATDISVTNSLYHYYALMTGRAVVQDRARLKYVDTTSTSGLRSLTGLLKSRSLDFFCLNDGSFPEVPEEERAATVRLFLDRYFPIPAPWEVPEAASELGLSPHTARH from the coding sequence ATGAAATCTGTCGCCGCCGAGGCTCGCTCCGGCGCGGAAGAACCCTCGAAGCTGTTGCAACGCGACGATATTGTCATGCACCAAGGGCGTTTGACGCTCGTCAACAGCGAGCTGACCCCCCAGCAGGCAATGATTGCCGACCTGTTAGCCATCAAAGATGTTCTCGATGCGGGCGGATTCGAATACCTGCTGGTGCGCGGCAACGATGAGCGCCCCGTGCTCGCGGTCAACTGGCGCCAGCGCGTCGCGATCATGACGGCGTTGAGCGCGTCATTGGCAAACGAACCGTTCTACGCCAAGCCTGCAGATGGCAAGGACAAGGAACCCTTCCTGATGTCGGCGGGATGGCCGTCAGAAAGAGGGAGGTGCCGCATCTTCCGGTTGTTCCGGCCGCGCGTAGAACTTCGCGGAGGCCTGAAATACGGCGCCTCGTCGGGGGTTCAGCTCGAGATGTGGTCAATGCGCAAAAACTCCATTATCGCGCCCGTGGATAATTCGCTCACGCGCAAGCGCGTGATGCGGGACGAAGCCCCGCACACCACCGTCCTGAAGTACGGCGCCACCTGGCCGACGCTCGAGAATATGTTCGCCGAGTTCGCGACCGACATCACCTTCGATATCGACATCGTGTTCTCCTGGGTAGATGGTTCGTCAGCGGAGTTTCAGCGAGCCCGCGCCCGCCGGATGGACAGTTACGTGGTGGGCGAAGGCGACGACGCCGATTCCAGGTTTCGCCAACTGGACGAGTTGAAATACGCGCTGCGGTCTATCTACTTGTTCGCACCGTGGATCCGCCACATCTTCATTGCCACCGATTCGCCGCGGCCGCAGTGGCTCGACGAACACCCCAAGGTCACCCTTGTTCGCGGCAGCGATCATTTCTCCAACCAAAATGCCTTGCCCACGCACAACTCGCACGCGGTGGAAAGCCAACTGCAGCACATCGTGGGCCTCAGCGAGCACTTCTTGTACTCCAACGACGATATGTTCTTCGGTCGGCCTGTCCGCCCCGAGATGTTCTTCTCCCCCGGCGGTTTGACGAAGTTCCTGCAAGCTCCACTGCGCATCGGTGTGGGCGATTCCGACCCGCAACGCAGCGGCTACGAAAACGCGGCCAGGGTCAACCGGGCCCTCCTTCTCCACAGGTTCGGCAAGGTGACGACCCGTCATTTGGAACACGCCGCGACCCCTCTGCGAAAAAGCGTGTTGGTCGAAATGGAAACCGAATTCGCGGAAGACTTCGCTCGCACCCAGGCCAGTAAATTCCGCAGCGCCACCGACATCTCAGTAACTAATTCGCTCTACCACTATTACGCACTGATGACGGGGCGGGCAGTGGTCCAAGACAGGGCGCGCCTGAAATACGTTGACACCACGTCTACTTCGGGTTTGCGCTCCCTCACCGGCTTACTCAAGAGCCGCTCACTCGACTTCTTCTGCCTGAACGACGGCAGCTTCCCCGAGGTACCCGAAGAGGAACGGGCCGCGACGGTGCGGCTGTTCCTGGACCGTTACTTCCCGATCCCTGCACCCTGGGAAGTACCCGAAGCTGCCTCGGAACTAGGACTGTCGCCGCACACGGCACGGCACTAG
- a CDS encoding ABC transporter ATP-binding protein codes for MMRAARREPGIERKPLAKGLARRVLTFARPFRRLLAMFTVLVVFAALISVATPLLAGRVVNEITSNGRVSVVVWTAIFIAGLAVVDAVLSYVQRWYSARIGEGLIFKLRSAVFTHIQSMPLAFFTRTQTGALVSRLNNDVLGAQQAFTSTLSGIVSNAVSLVITATVMFTLSWQITALALVLLPVFVFPAKRVGRQLQTITRESYSLNASMNTTMTERFNVSGALLVKLFGRPQVEAQSFSDKAQRVRDIGIRSAMYARALFVALSLVAALAQALVYGLGGYYALTGQLSAGTVVTLALLLSRLYGPLMALSNVRIDVMSALVSFERVFEVLDLPPMVADAPGAVELADATAADVTFTDVRFSYPRAAEVSLASLEDVAVLDQSSPAEVLKGLTFTAHAGQMLALVGHSGAGKTTISQLIPRIYDVRGGAIRIGEQDVRGVTQQSLRDAIGVVSQDAHLFHDTIGANLRYAKPTATDDEIWEALRAANIADKIAELPERLDTLVGDRGYRLSGGEKQRVAIARLLLKSPSIVILDEATAHLDSESEHAVQGALAVALAGRTSIVIAHRLSTIRAAHQVLVIDDGRIVESGTHSDLLELGGAYAELYRTQFAEPGYRNTGGEGGS; via the coding sequence ATGATGCGCGCCGCTCGGCGCGAGCCAGGTATTGAACGCAAGCCGTTGGCCAAGGGCCTCGCGAGGCGGGTCCTCACGTTTGCCCGTCCGTTTCGCCGGTTGCTCGCAATGTTTACCGTTCTGGTCGTCTTCGCTGCGTTGATCAGCGTGGCCACCCCGTTACTGGCCGGCCGAGTTGTCAACGAGATCACCAGCAATGGGCGCGTGTCTGTTGTCGTGTGGACGGCGATCTTTATCGCGGGGCTGGCGGTCGTTGATGCCGTGCTCTCGTATGTGCAGCGCTGGTACTCGGCGCGTATCGGTGAGGGGCTGATTTTTAAGCTGCGCTCTGCGGTCTTCACGCACATTCAATCGATGCCGCTGGCATTTTTCACGCGCACCCAGACCGGCGCGTTGGTGAGCCGCCTCAACAACGACGTTCTGGGGGCGCAACAGGCATTCACGTCCACCCTGTCCGGGATCGTTAGCAACGCTGTCAGCCTCGTCATCACCGCCACCGTGATGTTTACGCTGTCGTGGCAAATCACCGCGCTGGCCCTGGTGTTGCTACCGGTATTCGTATTCCCCGCCAAGCGCGTCGGCCGCCAGCTACAAACGATCACCAGGGAGTCCTACAGCCTGAACGCGTCGATGAACACGACGATGACGGAGCGCTTCAACGTCTCGGGCGCGTTGCTGGTGAAGCTGTTCGGTCGTCCGCAGGTCGAGGCGCAGTCGTTTTCGGATAAAGCGCAGCGGGTCCGCGATATCGGCATCAGGTCGGCTATGTATGCACGGGCGTTATTCGTCGCGTTGAGTCTGGTGGCAGCGTTGGCGCAGGCGCTGGTCTACGGCCTCGGCGGGTACTACGCGCTGACCGGACAGCTCTCTGCGGGCACCGTGGTCACGCTGGCATTGTTGCTTTCTCGGCTGTACGGGCCGTTGATGGCGCTGTCGAATGTGCGTATAGATGTGATGAGCGCGCTCGTTAGTTTTGAGCGAGTGTTTGAGGTGTTGGATCTGCCGCCGATGGTTGCCGATGCACCCGGCGCCGTGGAGCTGGCGGATGCCACCGCCGCGGACGTCACGTTCACCGATGTTCGGTTCTCTTACCCGCGAGCAGCGGAGGTGTCCCTTGCGTCCCTAGAGGACGTCGCCGTTCTTGACCAGTCCTCTCCCGCAGAAGTGTTGAAGGGCCTCACTTTTACCGCACATGCCGGCCAGATGTTGGCGCTGGTTGGCCATTCCGGGGCGGGCAAGACCACTATCAGCCAGCTGATCCCGCGTATTTATGACGTCCGCGGCGGCGCCATTCGCATCGGGGAGCAAGACGTCCGCGGTGTGACCCAGCAATCCCTGCGCGATGCTATCGGCGTTGTGAGCCAGGACGCGCACCTGTTCCATGACACCATCGGCGCCAACCTGCGGTATGCAAAGCCGACCGCCACGGATGACGAAATCTGGGAAGCATTGCGGGCAGCCAACATCGCTGACAAGATCGCCGAGCTACCGGAACGACTCGACACGCTGGTCGGCGATCGCGGGTATCGACTTTCCGGTGGGGAGAAGCAACGTGTCGCAATCGCCAGGCTGCTCCTCAAGTCCCCGAGCATTGTGATCCTCGACGAGGCAACGGCGCACCTGGATAGCGAGAGTGAACACGCGGTTCAGGGCGCCTTGGCGGTGGCTCTGGCAGGCCGCACCAGTATCGTGATAGCGCACCGCCTCTCGACAATCCGTGCAGCACACCAGGTGTTGGTGATCGACGACGGACGAATTGTGGAATCCGGTACTCACTCAGACCTGTTGGAACTCGGGGGAGCGTACGCAGAGCTCTACCGAACTCAGTTTGCTGAGCCCGGATATCGAAACACCGGAGGCGAAGGTGGCTCGTGA
- the smpB gene encoding SsrA-binding protein SmpB: protein MARDTTGRKLIASNKKARHDYLVIDTIEAGIVLTGTEVKSLREGRASLVEGYATITDNEVWLRNVHILEYLQGTWTNHAARRPRKLLLHRRQIAKLAAEVRDGGHALVPLSLYFLDGKVKLELALAKGKKTYDKRHALAERDANREIQREVSRRYKGQI, encoded by the coding sequence GTGGCTCGTGACACCACCGGTCGAAAGCTGATCGCCTCCAACAAGAAAGCTCGACACGACTACCTCGTTATCGACACTATCGAGGCGGGGATTGTGCTGACCGGTACCGAGGTGAAATCGCTTCGGGAGGGCCGCGCATCTCTCGTCGAGGGGTACGCCACCATCACCGACAACGAAGTGTGGCTTCGCAACGTCCACATTCTCGAATACCTTCAGGGAACATGGACCAATCACGCGGCGCGGCGGCCCCGCAAGCTCTTGCTGCACCGCCGGCAGATCGCCAAACTTGCCGCCGAGGTCCGCGACGGCGGACATGCATTGGTGCCCCTGAGTTTGTATTTCCTTGACGGCAAGGTAAAGCTCGAGCTGGCTTTGGCCAAGGGTAAGAAAACATACGACAAGCGTCACGCGTTGGCCGAACGCGACGCCAACCGCGAGATTCAACGCGAAGTGAGTCGGCGCTACAAGGGCCAAATCTGA